A single window of Sphaerodactylus townsendi isolate TG3544 linkage group LG03, MPM_Stown_v2.3, whole genome shotgun sequence DNA harbors:
- the NXNL1 gene encoding nucleoredoxin-like protein 1, with product MVSLFTDKTLIVNNKDNDELELERELIRALENKVIVLYFGSGECPRCQEFTPILKEFFVRLTDEFYVERSSQLVLIYVSLDETEEKQDEFLKKMPKRWLFLPFLDEFKKELELKFSVKDPPVVVVLKPNGEVITANAVEEIKELGPACFQNWQEAAELVDRNFLLAEDFDNVTWRSVTDPLRRLKYKLKKKKRKKRSNQEEEEDEDEESS from the exons ATGGTTTCCCTTTTTACGGACAAGACCCTGATTGTGAACAACAAGGACAATGATGAACTGGAACTAGAACGTGAGCTTATCCGAGCACTGGAGAATAAAgtgattgttttgtattttggctCTGGCGAATGTCCTCGATGCCAGGAATTTACGCCCATCCTGAAGGAGTTTTTTGTGAGACTCACAGATGAATTTTACGTGGAAAGATCATCCCAACTAGTCCTGATTTATGTGTCTCTGGATGAGACAGAAGAAAAGCAAGATGAGTTCCTGAAGAAAATGCCCAAGAGATGGTTGTTCTTACCTTTTCTGGATGAATTCAAGAA GGAACTAGAATTAAAATTTTCTGTGAAGGATCCCCCAGTGGTGGTGGTATTGAAGCCAAACGGAGAAGTCATCACTGCTAATGCGGTAGAGGAGATCAAGGAACTGGGCCCAGCTTGCTTCCAGAACTGGCAGGAGGCAGCTGAACTGGTGGACAGGAATTTCCTCCTGGCAGAGGATTTCGACAATGTGACTTGGAGGAGCGTCACGGATCCTCTCCGCAGGCTGAAGTACaagttgaaaaaaaagaaaaggaaaaagagaagcaaccaagaagaagaggaggatgaagaTGAGGAATCCTCTTGA